A part of Aegilops tauschii subsp. strangulata cultivar AL8/78 chromosome 2, Aet v6.0, whole genome shotgun sequence genomic DNA contains:
- the LOC109736167 gene encoding uncharacterized protein, with protein METVSSGFAGFKIYTSDEDGASRPAGGTRGVATTGKEVSSSSKVGESTRREGRGLRDANRIGGERARRERQLLRDSFNSVPGKKNPPPRDDEKDEGAIPIYRLAWDTSFGGVCGSFDDETALGPMRYTSGPIPENAVPASTLQIFSVRVTDLKDGLWWPLHVYGFVATRGGADHNRNFLFRRTRDNCQILTKKDPVLLLTGPSRAVLLAGLVTFEVQLMAKSKTELADQVLASKVFYFHQGSRREDSICTRIPYKHCTLEFALAPLRHSVEATVTVQLVDGSWPDGHQGQVFSCTDSIKDTKMLLLDCPDGTMPIGPDGMFELSRRVVCTELGGRDKLMVSVQARRVGFLTRNQAVFEPKMSGTSVGMCDLRFCKMQVTVAWSLLSTSGTHAGGK; from the exons atggagacggtgaGCAGCGGATTCGCGGGGTTCAAGATCTACACCAGCGACGAAGATGGCGCATCAAGACCGGCCGGCGGAACTCGCGGGGTTGCGACGACCGGGAAGGaggtcagcagcagcagcaaggtcGGGGAAAGCACCCGGCGGGAGGGCCGAGGTCTTCGCGATGCGAACCGGATAGGCGGCGAAAGGGCAAGGCGGGAGCGCCAACTTCTTCGCGATTCGTTCAATTCAGTGCCTGGGAAGAAGAATCCTCCACCTCGAGACGACGAGAAAGATGAGGGTGCGATCCCCATCTACCGTCTTGCCTGGGATACCTCCTTCGGCGGCGTCTGCGGCTCCTTCGACGACGAAA CTGCCCTTGGTCCCATGCGCTATACATCTGGACCTATCCCAGAGAATGCTGTTCCAGCCAGCACCTTGCAGATCTTCTCTGTCAGAGTTACTGACCTGAAAGACGGTCTCTGGTGGCCACTTCATGTCTATGGCTTCGTTGCCACCAGAGGCGGGGCAGATCATAATCGCAACTTTCTCTTCAGGCGCACCAGGGATAACTGCCAAATCCTTACCAAAAAG GATCCAGTTTTGCTGTTAACAGGCCCGTCTCGCGCAGTCTTGTTGGCTGGTCTGGTCACCTTCGAAGtacagctgatggcaaagagcaaAACTGAACTTGCAGATCAAGTGCTGGCTTCCAAAGTCTTCTATTTCCACCAGGGATCTCGTCGAGAAGACAGTATTTGTACACGCATCCCCTACAAGCATTGTACGCTCGAGTTTGCGCTCGCGCCTCTGCGGCATTCGGTCGAGGCCACCGTCACTGTCCAGCTCGTCGACGGGTCGTGGCCGGACGGTCACCAGGGGCAGGTCTTCTCCTGCACCGACAGCATAAAAGATACCAAGATGTTGCTGCTTGACTGTCCAGATGGAACGATGCCCATCGGTCCGGACGGCATGTTTGAGCTCTCCAGGCGCGTTGTTTGCACAGAGCTGGGCGGGAGGGATAAGCTCATGGTGTCCGTGCAGGCGCGCCGCGTCGGTTTCCTTACGAGAAATCAGGCCGTCTTCGAGCCCAAGATGTCCGGGACGAGCGTTGGCATGTGTGATCTTCGTTTCTGCAAGATGCAGGTCACCGTTGCTTGGTCCCTGCTCTCCACCTCTGGCACACATGCCGGTGGCAAGTAG